CGATTCTTATTGCCTTGCTAAATATAGCTTGGCCTCCTGGAGCTTCTTCattctgactttctttttttctttttttctccgGTTAAAGGTACCGCACACAGCAGGTGGTttgaggagcagggctggatgcCCACTGCcgcatttattttacagattttacaCAGGAGCCTCGAACAACCGCGGGCGGGCCGTGCCCGGGTGGGTGCCGTGCTGCGGCCCCTCCACGCACTCGCGAGACCGAGAAGCAGCGGTGCGGCcacgcagccccccggccccccccggctttCCGCCGAGGCCATTCATGAAATGGCGGCGTCAcgcggggggcggccgcgggccgggccccgccccgGGGCTATGTAAgggccggggcggccgcggggcgcggagccgcgcggggctgccgggctgCTGCGGAGCCACCGTCACCACCCCGAGGGCGGCCTCCGCTGGGGCTTCATGTCTGtgctctgccccctgccctggtgAGTGCGAGCTTCCCAGGGGGCggctgctggggtggggggggggggatgcggaGCGTCGCTCACCTGCCGCCGCTGGCTGGCGATGTGGCAGCGTGGCGTGATGTTTTTATCGTGATATTTCCATCCCCGGATCCCCGGAGGGGTGCAGGGCCCGCTGGCGGCCGCGGTGTGGCACGGCTGCGCCCGGCGGCCCGCGGGGGTGCGGGCCAAGCGGCCCCGGCGTGACCCGGAGCGGAGCTtcaaaaagggaacaaaaaaccCCCTCAAACCAATGCTTGTACTTGCTCACTGTGCCCCCCTGGGGACAGAGCTGGAGGAAGCGGAGTTAAAAagctgccttgctgctgttAAAACCTCTCTAAGTATTGTTgagccgtgctgctggggaggaatGGGGAGCGTTGCTGGCAGGGCGCAGGAGGTGGAGCACCTGGTTCGCTAGGTACGGTGGTTTTTCCATCCCCTTCCACAGGCGTTGGCAGTGTGGGGGGGAAAACACGGCCATACAGGAAGGAAGGGACCAGAAATAGATTGCTGACGGCCTCTTCtgccttctttatttttctgacgTTACTTAAACCTCGCTTAGCTCTTCTGACATCCTCAGGTCATGTGAACGCTGTCTTTTGTTTCCAGCCCCGATTATCTGAGATCAGCTGAAATGACTGAAGTGATGATGAACACCCCAGCTATGGACGAGATTGGGCTAAGCCCCCGCAAGGACGGCCTGTCGTACCAGGTGGGTGCTTCATTCGCTGCTTCGGCAGCAATCCCCTAGGGAATCGCTTGGGACAGACAGCGGGTTTGGTCTGAGGTACCTTTCTGTGGCCTTATCTTGTAGCAGGTCGTTTGGTGACAGGAATCCCGGTACAGAGTTCTTCCTTTGCAGTTGTGACACAGCCTGCACAGAGGCAGTTGCTCTAAGTGTGCAGTCTAAGGAGGTGTGCTGCTGTACGCTTGCATATTTATGCCTGAGAAATGAGCTGCAAGCCTATAGCAGTGCACCGGAGCATGAAATCAGCTGAACTTTGGGCCATAGCTCAGGCCTCCGGTAGAAACCAAAggtgcagaggggaaaaaagagcatgtgttgcttttttgtcAGAATTCTGTGTCTGAATAgtgcaagttattttttttgcctgtgtgGGGAAATAGCTGTTCTGCTTTAGTGCTTGAGTTAGTGGAAAGCGTATGACCTTGCCTTCCTCCACTACAGAGGGAGTGTGTGGTAATGAGAATGGCTGCTAAACCTGAAGCAATCGGGCTGGTCTATGCCAGATGTTCAAACCGCTGTCTTAGTGGGTCACCATGTGAAGAAGTCTAACCAAGTCATATGAAATGTTTCTATTATCCAAATTTTCCAATGAGAGTCAGTCTGGGTGCCTGGCTTGTTCTAACAGTTGCTTCAGTGAGGTTTTCCCCTAGTGCTAATGACCTTGATTAGTCTGTTTGGATGAAGTAGGAGACGGGCCTCTTTGGTTTTGAGTGGATCATCTGAACCTGAGAGCGTTTTGAGTCATATATGCTGATAACTCATATCTATGCAGGGCTTATGCATCTTGTATTCCTTCTCTGAAGTAGTCTAGTTATAGATGGCTCTTTCCAAATGCCTGCAAGAGCTGGTAAATACCTGGTAGTGCTCTGCTTTGTTGTAAGCCAGACTGATGGAAGAAAGGGCAGAGATATAGAGGGCAGATGCTGATAAGGCACTGGCAGTGTGTGGGCTGTGGCTGAGGGTTCTGCCTCTAAATCAGGTTAGTGTAAAGAGGATTGAAGAAATGGCTGCGGCCTTCCTCTTCTGACTGCTAGACTGAAAATGTCACAGTGCAAAGTGAGCTGGTTGGAAGCATCCTTCAACAGTTGAAAATTGAAGTTAGAATAGCAAAGATAAATCAAATGTAAATGGTACTGTGAACTCCGTTCTGTCTCAGGGTTTGTCACTCCTTGCTTAATCCTGCTGATGGAGAGCATTTGGTACATGGAAAATTATATGCTAGTCTGAGGGCTGTAGTGTAATAACTTAAAACCAGACAGGGCTAATAGAGCATGACCGCTCCTGCACTGAGGATTGGTCTAAGCTGCAACATCTTCTTTCACTcatctgcagagctgggcactCACAATGTGTGATAGCCGTTCTCTAttagaaaccaaaaaaaagtagATCCAGACTGGGAGAGGCAAGCTGTTAGTTTCCACAGTGTTTCTTGTTCTAGTAGTAGAACATGTCATCTGTGCAGTAAAGTAAATACATCAAACTGAGGTTCAAAATGTTGCCCTTCgggctgtgcagagcagggtctgCCTGAGGACTGGTCTTTAGGGTGCTTGCAGTGAGCATGGGTGCTGCTGCTACCACCACATGTGGACATGAGATTATTTGGATCAGAAGAGGTGGCACAGAAGCTTTGCTAGAATTGTAAAGCAAGTCAGTATTTGCTGGAGACAGACGTGACTTGCAGACCATgctgttttaaagtatttttgttttccaagcaaAGACCTGGAAGTAAACTGAGGAAACAACAGCCTCCAGACTATAAACTCCAGCAATCTGGTTCTTCCGTCCTGTGGAGTTCACTGAACTTCAGGGCTCCTGGCTGTCTCCTTAGTTATTTTTCTGAGGGAGCTtgacttgtttgctttttccttctgcctcttcCATTCCTTGCCTCTGTTCATAGTCTGAAGTGTCTATTTGTCTAGACATCACCTGAAGGTATGCACCCCCCAGTAAAACTTCGTGCTGTTCTGTGGGCTGACCATTGCTGCTCTTTAAGCAATGATCTGAAAACCCAAACTGCAGAAGCCTCATACCTGTGATAACTGAGTTGCCCATACAGACCTAGTAATTTGTATGCAGTTTCACttgcaaaatgctttcttgGCATAGTTACCTTTTTCCAGTTAATGTGCAAGATGCTTGCAAGCTGATGTGCTAACTTCAAAACCTTTCAATATAGAGCAGTTTTTATTCCTGTATTTGCAAGACAAAGTTGCTCTCTGGGCCCTCTGAAGATGGTAGATGTGAATGGTGAAATCTGGGCATGAGTCTCAGAGCACAGGGAGGCATAAACAGAATAGAAGATGCAGATGAGGAGATGATGTCATGCTGGGTCTTGTGCCTGCAGTGAGGAGCTATTTCTGGATCTTTAATAGATATCCCATAATTCCCAAGGGACTgctaaacaaaaaaaccaaaccaactcATTGAAATGCAGCTGATGGCTCAAGATGCCCCTGCTACAAACAGATGTACCTACAGAGGGCTTTTTTGCCTTCCTGCCTGGCAATCTCTGAAGGGCTGGGCCTTTTCCATGCCAGTTGGAGCTAATGTACTGTAGTAGAACTGTACTGTATCACTGTTGTACTAGCAACAGGTATGCCTGTTCTCTGAAAAGCCTCATCAGCACTATGCCTGCTCGTCCTGTAACACTATTTTGCAGCAGCGTGGATGCTGCTACTGAAATTAAGGCTGGCTTAATCATTTCACTGAACTGTTGTTAAAACAGTACCTTCACCTAAATCCCACCTTGTTTCTTGAAAGTGGAACTGGTTCTGAGCACAACTGAGAACGCTTTGCCCAAAGTGTTTTACACAAATGATGTGTCCTAAGCTAAGCATGATACTTTGCAGCCCAGCTAGCTGATCCTGTGGGGCCTCAGGCTCCCTTTTAAGGGACTGGCATGTGGAATCTGAGCTTGCCTAATGCAATCAGCTGGGGTTTGGTTGTCATGGGGAGCTTGAGCTCTTTAAGTCATGGTCACATCATGCTGGGATCTGTCTAGGTTAATCACAGCCACAGTTAGCTGCAAATTGCGTCAGACTGACTGAATCTAGGTAAATAGGCTTACTACTTCATCCAGTGTCCATGGCAAAAGCTTGGGGTTTCTGTCTTGTTGGGGAAAATTGGTGTTAGTGAATGCAACCTCTTCACCAGCCCCTGAAGCACTGACTTTCTCAGGAGCTGTGGTGCTCAGTGATGAGGGACTTGAGCTGCATCAGTGCAGAGAACAGAGATGTACACCTAGCTTCCCAGCTAAACTAGGGAGATGGAAAGCAGTAGTACAGTGGATCTGGATGCAAAAGCCTGCATCATGAAGGGACCAACCTGGGGTCTAGCAGAAAAGGATGGAAGATAAGATTCCTCTTGTTAGCTTGTAAGGTGCTCCTTATCTGTGTAGCCTTGGCTTCCCCTGGGGAAGGCCTGTGTTAGAGCTGGTGCTTGCCGCTGTCAGGAGGTCTTCAGACTGGGCTGCAGAATTTGATAATGACAACTGAGCTTAGGATAACTTGATCTTCCACTGTACGTTGCACATTTGATGCAGTTACTAGACAAAATCCACAGGCTTAATTATTTTAGGATGAATTAATGTTTATTCCAGGTCTTGGACTTTAACTGAAGGCATGAGCAAGATACGGAATGAGCAGAGCCCTAACTATTATGTTCAGATCTACTCTCTGTAAAAGAACGTTCTGCTGAAATTCAAACTGAGGACAAATAGCTAATCATAACATCCTAGTGcatgttttttcctccctccttgaTGTCTCATTACTTTGGAAAATTATGATGCATGAAGTTTCCCTGCCACTGTCCCCAAAGACAGGGCAATGTGTTTGTGACTAGGGAGTTGTCATAGCTCATAAACCTGAGTCACACTGTGTGCATACTAGATGGAGCTTGGTTTCAAGTCATGACTACTGTGTGAGTGAAACTTAGCAGCATTACTTCTTGTAACTGGAAAATTTCTCCAAAAAGCACACTGAGatgatttaaatatttcctgGAATGAGCTTGCTGTGCTTCTTAATGGCAGCAGAGTTTTATTTCAATAACTTAACATTAGAAATCAGAATTTTGACTTGATGCTGCTAAAGAGGCACAAAACTTACCTTTTAATATTCAAAGGAGTGGTATGTGTACATCAGGGCATAACCTGTACCTGAAGTGATATGCTTTTCAGTGCAGACCTTCATGTCTTATGTTAGTAATACCACAATGAGGTAAAGCTTTCCACCAAAATGGTAACTTAATTTTGAAAGATCTTACCTTAGTCTCCCTGAAGCTGAAACAGTTTTCAGCCTGTATGGGTAGGGAGGCAAGCATTTTAACTCTTTGTATTGGTATGAAGCATACATTCGAATCTACGAGTGTCACTTGGATTATGGTAGCTCTGAACTAATCTTCTTAATTGTCTGACATCTCTCctgcttttggtgtttttcccTGTGAATGCTTAGAGAGGGTATGAGCCTCCCCAGGGCAAAGGGAACTTTCCGTTCTTGTTGCCAAGACTTCATTCAAGGGTAGCAGAGTTAGATCatctgaaacaaagcaaatatgatcttcagaaaatcatttcaagctttcattttaaatactgctttcaCTACCCTTTCCATCCTGAAAGACAGCAGTTCCCAAAACATAATCTGGAGAGGCTTGTGAAGACCAGTCTTGCTGCAAGCAAGAAGCTACACTGAACAGCATACACATGTGCTTATTACTTATATCTATAAGAAGACTCTTGCTACAGGCCACAATCTGGGACACTGCCACAGAACTGGGGATATACGGAAGCAGTTGCAGTACCTTATCAGGTATATACCTGACTAATACCACTGAATTACATCTGCACTTGCTTTTAGCCAGCCTTCCCAAACAACCAGTTGGTGGCTGTCATTTGTCCCCTATCAAGTAATACAAGTCAGCAGTAGGCATCTGTTACAGCTGTGTGCAAGGCAGCTCCCTCTGGTAAATGTGGGGGAGAAGCTAAGCCATCACTGCTGCACTCTCTGGGTGATGGGGAGATGAAAAGTCTTCCCCTCAGGTGAGTGAGCAAGCAGAGAGAAGCTTGCAGACAGGTTTTGTTAGGCAAGCTGTCCTGGCTGTTGTGTAAAAGGGTTCAGAGCTAGCAGGTCAGATCTGAGCCTGCTGCATCCTCACTGAGAGGGGGAACTCACTGCaagtttttttcagagattttttttcttcccattgtCTAAAACTGGAGTACGACCAGATTCTGCATATGGGAGCAACAAATGCAGCGTGGCCCTGCTGGTGTGGGACAACAGAAAGATGATGCTTGCTGATCTTCATAAAAAcagcctggcagctctgcttaATTTGGGGCTGACCTAGGAGACTTTTCCATACCATTTCCCTGAATGTGCAAACAGTCTTAATCTGAAAACCACTTCCCTTCAGTCCTTGTACTTGGCCTGCAGTGCTGTCCTGCTTGTCATATGCTAGGAAATCTGCCTTTGTATAATTTTTCCATTGACTGTCCACACCCCTTGAAAATGCAGTTGCAACATCTCACTTCATGCTGCTTCTGTGATTAAAAGACATGACTTAGTGGAAAAAATCTTGACCTTCTTAGGTTTGGCCTGTCCTGCAACTGTTTGAGATAAGATTGTGCtggttttttatttaaaaaaaaaaaagctgcacacCACATCtcagtgctgtttgttttttaaggaaatgaCTACTACttagtttctggaaaaaaaatttggcAGGCTAGGTCAAATTGGagcaatttatttgaaaataatatgcTTAAAATGATACCAGTCAAAGGTTAGTTTAATTATTATACTGCTATTTTTCTTGCACAGGAGGCTATTTTAGTGGACATTATCAGCTTATATAACCTCATGAACCACACTTCTTTTTCCATTGCAACCTTCTAAACAATGTAATGtcaagagtatttttttttcctgtcctgagTTTAGATAACTTGATGCTTAAGAGCCATCAACTGTATTTCCAGTAATGTACTGGGTGTCTGAAACTGTCTTTGGCCAAGTAGAAGCCACAAAGCTCCAATAAACAGTTACGGTCTCACTTATGCTGGGAGTGATTAATAGCAAGTAACTCATGCTGCAACACCCATATTAATGTGTCTGTGTTCAAAACACCTCACTTGCTCTTGTGCATGTGGAAAGCACGTGAATGGTGGGTGCTGTAGTGGGAACTGGACTCCTCTACCACTGTCCCCAGGACAAAGTGGCTGTGTGCACGGAGTCGTTTTCCTGAGTATCTGGTCCTGAAGTTACTTTGCCTGACTTTGTATCAAGTAGCAGTCTGGCCTTTTCAAGTTCATAACCTGGTTCACACAAAGATTTGGATTTCAGGGAGAAATATGGCTAAATACTAGAAGATTGAATATTAATGAGGTAATGGTGTGGTTAATAGCTGCTAGGCTGAAGAATAAGTTGATTGGGTGTTGTTCCAGTTTGAAATTTGGGTCAGGCTTTCCTAAGGTGGTGGGTACCTGTATGGTTGGCGTGAGGAGCCTGGTGCCTTATGGTTAATGCTTAAGGCTTCTGGACAGGGAACCTGCTTTTGCAGCTGTCCTCACCCAGCAGTTTTCTGTGTGAGGTATGGCTTGGTAACTGTTGGTCTAGGAGGGCatcttttttctgttcacacTGCCATTTAGTCACACAAACCTGCTGTTAGCGCTCCACTGCAGTGGCAGACTTTCCTGTACCCGTATCTGCTTCAGTTTTTGGTGGGATCAAAGCCTGTAGTCCAGCAGTACTACTAGTGAGTGTgggccctggtgctgctgctggccatgagCATGTTTACCCTGGCAAGCTATGGGTGGGAGGGAAGGCTTAAGGTGTTACTGTGTACCTGAAGGGGCTGGAGACAAGGAGGTCCTTATTCTTTGAACTGGAGTACATAATTCCTGGCCATGCCACAGATACCCACTGCCATAAGGAATATGGTCCAGTTTCCAACCCTTGGTCCAGTCTCCAACCCTTCCACAAAATAAGTGAAATTCAGCAGAACGATACTTATGTACGGCAGCTGAAGCATGCAGAACATTGCCAAAATGATCCAAAATGCAGCCAAACTTCTTCAGGCTGGTGCTATTGCCCAGGAGTTGTGCCAGGCACAGGCCCATGTGGCAAGGGTCAGGACTCctacagtgctgtgctgctccatGTCTCCCTCCCCTTCTGATGGCAGTGCCTGGAGCCACAAGTCTGTTCTTGTGTGTAGtttggccagcagcaggaaatgAGATCTCAGATTTGCAGATTGAGATATCTCAGTTTGCAAAATCAGGAGCTCTCATGCAAAAGCTGTGGTGGAGGGGTTGAGGCTTTCTGGATGAATAACCAGAAGAGCAGGGGCCTGTTTGGTGAGCTCTATCCAAGTAAACGTGTGCCTTGGAAGAAGGCCTTTGGGCAGTGCTTGCTTCAAGCAATCAGATGTTGTAGGAAGTTGAGTAGTTCTTCTCATCACTTAGTTGTTTACTTTGTGTCCAGACACTAATCCACCCTGAAGACCAAGTTTCTTGAGAGTTGTTTTTGTCTCAGGCTGCTTCACAGCAGCTCCTCTCACAGACTATTTCTTGGCTCTTTCAGATTTTCCCTGATCCCTCTGACTTCGACTGTTACTGCAAGCTGAAGGACCGCCTGCCCTCAATCGTGGTGGAGCCAACAGAGGGCGATGTGGAGAGCGGTGAGCTAAGATGGCCGCCAGAAGAGTTCCTTGTGCAGGAGGAGgacgaagaggaggaggaagaagaaaactgtgAAGATGCAAAGAAGGACAACAAGGAGCAATAAATGGCTTCTAGGGAAAGGCAAGGGACTGCACCCTTCTAAAGGAAGAGCCACACTTTTTCGAAAggctttttaaaggaaaaaaaaaaagacaagttcaACTTTGCACCTGCAAGATCTTAGTTTTTTGTATTCTCTGTATTGAGAACTGAAGCCCTCAGTGTCAGCAGACCTTCTGAGGAAGGAAGTGTCGCAGAGAAATGTTTGCTGTTCTTGAGATcattatctgtatttttccaaGGTGGAGACAGCAGTGAAATTCCGAGCACGTGGTGGAGGGTGACCACACAAGGGATGCTGGAGGGGGGAGCATGGGGATGGAGTGTGGAGGGAAAGTAAGCACAGCAGTGCTCAGCTGTGAGCTGCCTCTGACCAAAAGCCTGAGAACAGAGGAGTCATCTCTCAGATCCGCCTTTCTTAAAGCTTCCATTTTGTGTGTCTGAAGGTAGAAGGGTGTCCATAGCGAAGCATCGCTAAATGCTCTACTGCTGAGGGGCGTGTAGCTCTCTCCAGTTCAGCACCTCCTAGAGTCATGTTGGAGTCATACATCCATAGGAGTAGTGGGCTTTTTGCTCTCGAGCCTGTACCAGTCACTTTCCTAAAGCTGGTTTTTCCCCCTCAGTTTGCCTTTAGACCTTTCGGTGCTGAACAGCTGTATTTGCAGGGTGATGTTAGGCTGCTGCTtgtcatctctgctgctgcaaggaTCTAGTTTATCTTGCAGGTGGTTAGCATGAGGTAGTGCAAATCCAATGTAAAGACACGTTCTGTTTGCAGCATGAGCTCATGTAGATTTGAACACCTTGGATTTTTCTCTCCTATTTGccaaggctgctgctgttggtcTTGTCTTGTTTCTATGCCCAAAGCTACAGGGTGGGGATTACACCCGCTTGCCTTGGTGTCTGAGGCTGTAGGGTTTCATATCTCCTACTTGCTGCATCATGGGCTTGTGAGGGCTGGGTCGGGGGATCTCCTACAGCTTTGAATTGCAGGGCCTCTTCATACCCTGGCAGTACAGGGCGGGTTTGGCTGCTCCTGTAGGAACCTGCAGAGGGGGGAGTGCTGCCAGAACTGGAGGTAACCCAAAGGTTAGATACCAGATCTAGGGTGGAAGGGCGAGGGCTGCTGTTTAAAGAGTATTAGCCTGAGTGTCCTGAGATAGGATGTCTGCTTTGTGGCATGGGTGAAACATTTGTAGGTGTTTAATGAAGTGCAGATTGGTTTGCAAAGTCTGTGGTTGTCCTTATTTACCATATCCTGCTCCAAGGAAGAATATCCTGTCTCTGGGGAGGAGGCAGTTCTGCTGCCAAACAGGGTAACCCACTGTTTTCCTGGAAAGTGATGCTTTTGTGGCTTTGTGGATCAGCTCAGGGAGCCAGTTGCTCTTGGAATAGGATGAGAACAGTTACTACCTAAACCAAATCTGGAgtcacagaagaggaaaagaaatgtcaagGCCTTAACCAAACTTTAATAATAATCCCAATGCCACCCCCCTTTGCTTATAacaggtttcatttttaaaatctatttgaacatgtgtatttgtatttttaatacctCATAAGTAGTTAAGTGCTGGTGGGGGTTGGgaactactttaaaaatgttgacAGGATTGTTTCAGTCTTTGTGTTTAAACATAATGGCAATAACTTATCAGCTCTGCATCACTCTTTCAGATAGATAGGAGTTTGGAGATGAGTTAGCACAAAGCAGGACAAATTCAGTGTTCCTACACTGCAGCTGGTCTCAAACCTAGTGATGCAGGTCTGATTATGCGTTCTCCTTGACTGTCTGGGTGGAAGGTTCATCACCGAATGGTCATGACATAATGATGCCACTTTCTCTGACAATTGTTTCAGCTGTTGTATTTGTAACACTTGTTCTAGTCTTGCTGTCTTAATGGAATGAGCTCGTACACCTGTATACCAGCCAGTTGTCCTATTTCTAAGTGTTACTCTGTTGGTCTCAGGCTGTACCACTAAGTcaaaagctgtatttcaaaGATAATACCATGTTGCAGCAATGAGATGGCAATCCTTGGACTTCAAACCTGCTGTCTGCCCTAAAGACTTGTGTAGTTCTGTCTGCATCCTTTTTTGGAAGTATTGTGTATATTTCTATTTGTTGTTGAATGCATCTAAAGAACAAAGCACTCCAGTAAAAATCCTCCTGTTGTATGATATACATTCtatatttctgtaattcttttttgAGCCTCAGGGAGAAgctagcatttttttcaaactacATTTTTGTCACTGTGACAGTTGTAAATAAAGTTTGAAAATGCTTTCCAAACATACTGGCTTTGCTCTTACTGCTGGGGTGGGTTTGGATAGCCAACTTTCCAAGTAATGACCAGTGCTTG
This genomic stretch from Anser cygnoides isolate HZ-2024a breed goose chromosome 3, Taihu_goose_T2T_genome, whole genome shotgun sequence harbors:
- the LBH gene encoding protein LBH → MSVLCPLPCPDYLRSAEMTEVMMNTPAMDEIGLSPRKDGLSYQIFPDPSDFDCYCKLKDRLPSIVVEPTEGDVESGELRWPPEEFLVQEEDEEEEEEENCEDAKKDNKEQ